From a region of the Vagococcus coleopterorum genome:
- a CDS encoding nucleotidyltransferase, translating to MLTSCGVIVEYNPFHTGHQYHLMKAREASGADVVIAVMSGNFLQRGEPAIVDKWQRAEAALANGADLVIELPTAYAVQSADYFAEGGVSLLHALGVDSLCFGTDSEEILDYEAFAKFNQTNKAELEQSFQELQGQGLSYPQQMTAVYQKLYPNWPLKDNSPNHILGMSYAKANQEYPEPMTLYPIQRQGAGYHEKGTDNHDYLSATAIREALKENRVEEIKSFVPRETMTALINSSAIDWETAWPLLKYQLISQTVEELGQIYQMTEGIEYRLKEMSIKAQSFDEFVSLVKNKRFTWTRIQRLSTYVLLGIKHSDIEAVRTNPYIRVLGFNTVGKDFLNQQKNDLELPLIVNVNQKNHGLVNLDIKAGQVYDLLTNSQQEQDYRRKPIVID from the coding sequence ATGTTAACAAGTTGTGGTGTCATCGTAGAGTACAACCCATTTCATACTGGTCATCAGTATCACTTAATGAAAGCGCGTGAAGCATCAGGAGCTGATGTGGTGATAGCGGTGATGAGTGGGAACTTTTTACAAAGAGGTGAACCAGCAATCGTTGATAAATGGCAACGAGCAGAAGCGGCCTTAGCGAATGGTGCCGACTTAGTGATTGAGTTACCAACAGCCTATGCTGTCCAATCAGCAGATTACTTTGCTGAAGGTGGGGTCTCTCTATTGCATGCGTTAGGTGTAGATAGCTTGTGCTTTGGAACAGATAGCGAAGAAATCTTAGACTATGAAGCTTTTGCTAAGTTCAATCAAACCAATAAAGCTGAGTTAGAACAGTCTTTTCAAGAGCTACAAGGTCAAGGTTTAAGTTATCCGCAACAAATGACAGCAGTTTACCAAAAGTTATATCCAAACTGGCCTCTGAAAGATAATTCACCTAATCATATTCTAGGAATGAGTTATGCTAAAGCAAATCAAGAGTATCCCGAACCAATGACATTGTATCCGATTCAAAGACAGGGTGCGGGGTATCATGAAAAAGGCACGGATAATCATGATTACTTAAGTGCGACGGCAATTAGAGAAGCGCTTAAAGAAAATCGGGTTGAGGAGATTAAGTCCTTTGTACCCCGAGAAACAATGACAGCTTTAATCAACAGTTCAGCGATTGATTGGGAAACGGCTTGGCCGTTATTAAAGTATCAATTGATTAGCCAAACAGTTGAGGAGTTAGGTCAAATTTATCAAATGACTGAAGGCATTGAGTATCGTTTGAAAGAAATGAGTATTAAAGCCCAAAGCTTTGATGAGTTTGTTAGCTTAGTTAAAAACAAACGCTTTACTTGGACGCGGATTCAACGCTTGTCTACCTATGTGTTGTTAGGAATAAAGCACAGCGATATTGAAGCAGTCCGTACTAATCCCTATATTAGAGTGTTAGGTTTCAATACAGTGGGTAAAGACTTTTTAAATCAACAGAAGAATGATTTAGAATTACCACTCATTGTTAACGTCAATCAAAAGAATCATGGCTTAGTAAACTTAGACATAAAAGCAGGTCAAGTCTATGACCTGTTAACGAATAGTCAGCAAGAGCAAGACTATCGAAGAAAACCAATTGTGATTGACTAA
- the asd gene encoding archaetidylserine decarboxylase (Phosphatidylserine decarboxylase is synthesized as a single chain precursor. Generation of the pyruvoyl active site from a Ser is coupled to cleavage of a Gly-Ser bond between the larger (beta) and smaller (alpha chains). It is an integral membrane protein.) — MDTLKKYFFLAWTGVLKQPWFAKIVDKLTSSKLSAKLIPFYIKHYQVEESSIELPLSEYPSIQAFFTRKLAAEKTNFQTDEKTYASPVQGLVKDFGELTSDKEFYIKDKMYSLEELVGVKDLDTTNSHFAILYLSPKNYHRFHAPIKGQYDVLRYLGKTSYPVNQQAVDYVDGLFTKNYRGVYAMNDDFYVPVGAVNINSIKDTFVSGSELAAGEELGYFNFGSTVVLFFMNKSIEWDSQIKKETPIELGQVLATIN, encoded by the coding sequence TTGGATACATTGAAGAAGTATTTTTTCTTAGCGTGGACTGGCGTTTTAAAACAACCCTGGTTTGCTAAGATAGTGGATAAGTTGACTAGCTCTAAACTGAGCGCTAAATTAATTCCATTTTATATTAAGCACTATCAAGTAGAGGAGTCGTCGATTGAATTACCTTTATCAGAGTATCCCTCGATTCAAGCGTTTTTCACTAGAAAGTTAGCTGCTGAAAAGACTAATTTTCAAACAGATGAGAAGACTTATGCTAGCCCCGTTCAAGGGCTAGTAAAAGATTTTGGTGAGCTGACGTCTGATAAAGAGTTTTACATTAAAGATAAAATGTACTCGCTTGAAGAACTTGTGGGAGTGAAAGACTTAGATACAACTAATAGTCATTTTGCTATTTTATATTTGAGTCCAAAAAACTATCATCGTTTTCATGCTCCAATTAAGGGGCAATATGATGTGCTACGTTATTTAGGTAAGACATCGTATCCTGTCAACCAACAAGCAGTTGATTATGTGGACGGCTTATTCACCAAAAATTATCGTGGTGTTTATGCTATGAATGATGATTTTTATGTACCAGTGGGAGCAGTTAATATTAATTCAATAAAAGATACTTTTGTATCGGGCTCAGAATTAGCTGCTGGAGAAGAACTTGGGTATTTTAATTTTGGTTCAACAGTTGTCTTATTCTTTATGAATAAATCAATTGAATGGGATTCACAGATTAAAAAAGAAACACCGATAGAACTTGGTCAGGTGTTAGCAACTATCAACTAA
- a CDS encoding thioredoxin family protein, translating to MKFIKELNHAKEIINENELVFVYIGQENCSVCHGLKPQIKQIMNQFEGVTQIELDALRTPEVAEAFQVLTVPVLLLFVEGHEYLRKARIVNTREFKQDIEKIILGYQGMKK from the coding sequence ATGAAATTTATTAAAGAGTTAAATCATGCAAAAGAAATTATTAATGAAAATGAATTAGTATTCGTTTATATCGGTCAAGAAAATTGTAGCGTTTGTCATGGGTTAAAACCACAAATTAAACAAATTATGAATCAGTTTGAAGGAGTGACTCAAATTGAGCTGGACGCTCTTCGAACACCAGAAGTTGCGGAAGCTTTTCAAGTTTTGACGGTACCAGTGTTGTTATTATTTGTTGAGGGTCATGAGTATTTGAGGAAAGCACGAATTGTTAACACACGAGAATTTAAACAAGATATCGAAAAGATTATCTTAGGTTATCAAGGAATGAAAAAGTAA
- a CDS encoding YebC/PmpR family DNA-binding transcriptional regulator produces MGRKWENIKEKKAGKDSANSKIYAKFGVELYVAAKQGEPDPALNQKLQSVIDRAKTYNVPKHIIDRAIEKAKGAGDETYSELRYEGFGPNGSMVIVDALTNNVNRTASDVRAAYGKNGGNMGVSGAVAYMFENTAVFAYEGDNADEMFETLLEADIEVRDVLNEAGQVIIYAEPEDFSNVRDALKANGVEEFTVAELEMIAQNEVELEGDDLENFEKMIDALDDLEDVQKVHHNVSL; encoded by the coding sequence ATGGGACGTAAATGGGAGAATATTAAAGAGAAAAAAGCTGGGAAAGATTCAGCTAATAGTAAGATTTATGCGAAATTTGGGGTAGAGCTTTATGTAGCTGCTAAACAAGGTGAACCAGATCCAGCCTTAAACCAAAAATTACAATCAGTTATTGATCGTGCTAAAACATACAATGTACCAAAACACATCATTGACCGCGCGATTGAAAAAGCTAAAGGTGCAGGCGATGAAACATATTCAGAATTACGTTATGAAGGTTTCGGTCCAAATGGTTCTATGGTCATTGTTGATGCGTTAACAAACAATGTTAACAGAACAGCTTCAGACGTTCGTGCTGCTTATGGTAAAAATGGCGGTAACATGGGTGTTAGTGGAGCAGTTGCTTACATGTTCGAAAATACAGCAGTCTTTGCCTATGAAGGGGATAATGCTGACGAGATGTTCGAAACATTATTAGAAGCTGATATCGAAGTGCGTGATGTTTTAAATGAAGCTGGTCAAGTAATTATTTATGCAGAACCAGAAGATTTCAGTAATGTCAGAGATGCTCTAAAAGCTAATGGAGTTGAAGAGTTTACTGTAGCTGAATTAGAAATGATCGCCCAAAACGAAGTCGAACTTGAAGGTGACGATTTAGAAAATTTTGAAAAAATGATTGATGCTTTAGATGATTTAGAAGATGTTCAAAAAGTTCACCACAATGTGAGCCTGTAA
- a CDS encoding DedA family protein, protein MTMEHIEYYVLNYGYITIFLSLILGLVGLPIPDEILMTIIGYYSKTPAINFCMGFLVAVIGTLCGMTISYFLGKFIGDKALSGVFKWLGINHKKIARVEQWMDKYGFLTIVLGFFIPGFRHMTFYFCGMTHYSLKKYITVGLIAAIIWTLFYLSVGRFVGIMH, encoded by the coding sequence ATGACAATGGAGCATATTGAATATTACGTATTGAATTATGGTTATATCACTATTTTTCTTTCGTTAATTCTTGGTCTAGTAGGCTTACCAATTCCAGATGAAATCCTAATGACGATTATCGGTTATTATTCAAAAACCCCAGCAATCAATTTTTGTATGGGATTTTTAGTAGCTGTAATTGGGACTTTATGTGGTATGACAATTAGTTATTTTTTAGGGAAATTCATTGGTGATAAAGCATTAAGTGGCGTTTTTAAATGGTTAGGAATTAATCATAAAAAAATAGCCCGTGTGGAACAGTGGATGGATAAGTATGGTTTCTTAACAATTGTGTTAGGATTCTTTATTCCAGGTTTTCGCCATATGACATTCTATTTTTGCGGCATGACTCATTACTCGTTGAAAAAATATATTACAGTAGGTTTAATTGCTGCAATAATCTGGACTTTGTTTTATTTATCAGTTGGTCGTTTCGTTGGAATCATGCATTAA
- a CDS encoding MATE family efflux transporter: protein MPKSWKINLSDRELFYLSWPIFVEIFLRVVISNINVFMISSHSEPAVAAVGAANQLLNLSVYVYGFITVGTQIIIAQLIGAKRQSEIPKVITTALFGAVGIGMLISLSFLLFPTQLLQFMNLDADLVSIGKGYMQIYGGSLFISSITATIVAVLRSHGLTKPALLIPMTASILAVCGNFVALYSPFGLPYFGVNGLAWASVFGNTIGLLIASRLLFKFVNFNILKTKTSLFSKDYIKSILTLGLPSSGEAFSYQAAQIVVTMIVATLGQSVLVAKSYITAITQFVYLIANSLAQGNQIIIGRKVGARDLDGAYTRGVRTIVIATLITLFFSILTFIFIEPIMSIFTTNPEVITIAKWVFLVDIILEAARAVNMVMVNALNASGDVKFPLFASLMVLWVISLPFSYTLAIPAGLGLVGVWMAYSIDEVLRSFLMIHRWRSGVWRTKSTIVQEQ, encoded by the coding sequence ATGCCAAAATCTTGGAAAATTAATTTATCCGATCGAGAACTGTTTTATTTAAGTTGGCCGATCTTCGTTGAGATCTTTTTACGTGTTGTTATCAGTAACATTAACGTCTTTATGATTTCTAGTCATTCTGAACCAGCTGTTGCTGCTGTTGGGGCAGCTAACCAATTACTAAACTTATCTGTTTACGTTTATGGCTTCATCACAGTCGGCACCCAAATTATCATCGCTCAGTTAATTGGTGCGAAACGTCAATCAGAAATACCAAAAGTCATCACTACTGCTCTATTCGGTGCAGTAGGAATTGGTATGCTAATTAGTTTAAGTTTCTTATTATTCCCAACACAGTTATTGCAATTTATGAATCTAGACGCTGATCTAGTTTCAATCGGTAAAGGTTACATGCAAATTTATGGTGGTAGTTTATTCATCTCTTCAATTACTGCAACTATCGTAGCGGTGCTACGTAGCCACGGTTTAACGAAACCAGCCCTACTTATTCCAATGACGGCAAGTATCTTAGCTGTCTGCGGTAACTTCGTTGCTCTATATAGCCCCTTCGGTTTACCTTACTTTGGTGTTAACGGTTTAGCTTGGGCCAGTGTTTTTGGTAATACCATTGGTTTACTAATTGCCAGTCGTCTATTATTCAAATTTGTAAACTTTAATATTTTAAAAACCAAAACAAGTTTATTCTCAAAAGATTATATCAAGAGTATCTTAACCCTTGGCTTACCATCATCTGGTGAGGCCTTCTCTTACCAAGCAGCACAAATCGTTGTGACAATGATTGTGGCAACACTTGGACAAAGCGTACTAGTAGCCAAGTCATACATTACCGCTATTACTCAGTTTGTTTATTTAATTGCTAATTCCCTAGCACAAGGGAATCAAATTATCATCGGGCGTAAAGTTGGGGCTCGCGATTTAGATGGCGCTTATACTCGTGGTGTTAGAACCATCGTAATTGCTACCCTGATTACCTTATTCTTTAGTATCCTAACATTCATCTTTATTGAACCAATCATGAGTATCTTCACAACTAACCCAGAAGTCATCACGATTGCTAAATGGGTCTTCCTTGTGGATATTATTTTAGAAGCTGCTCGTGCAGTCAATATGGTGATGGTTAATGCTCTTAATGCTTCTGGTGATGTTAAGTTTCCACTATTCGCTAGTCTAATGGTCCTATGGGTTATTAGCTTACCTTTCTCATACACACTAGCTATTCCAGCTGGCTTAGGTTTAGTCGGTGTTTGGATGGCCTATTCAATTGATGAA
- the trxB gene encoding thioredoxin-disulfide reductase produces MRDVIIIGAGPGGMTAALYASRAELSVLVLEGGIPGGQMNNTAEVENYPGVGIVQGPELAEKMLADSSNFGAEHAYGFVTEIEDHGDYKTVVTDDERYDTKAVIIATGSEHRKLGAPGEEEFGGRGVSYCAVCDGPFFRNKHLVVVGGGDSAVEEGSYLTQVAEKVTVIHRRDKLRAQKILQERAFKNEKMEFIWNTTVEEIVGDDRQVTGLRLKNTETGEVTDFAADGVFIYVGLDPLSKPFASLGITDESGWIETDAHMATKVPGIYAIGDVRATVLRQVATAVGDGSIAGQEVYKYIEALND; encoded by the coding sequence ATGCGTGACGTAATTATTATTGGAGCTGGACCTGGCGGTATGACTGCTGCGTTATATGCTTCGCGTGCTGAATTATCAGTTTTAGTATTAGAGGGAGGAATCCCAGGTGGACAAATGAACAATACAGCCGAGGTAGAAAACTATCCAGGTGTGGGGATTGTTCAAGGACCAGAATTAGCAGAAAAAATGTTAGCTGATTCAAGTAACTTTGGAGCAGAACATGCTTATGGCTTCGTAACAGAAATCGAAGACCATGGTGATTATAAAACAGTCGTAACAGATGATGAACGTTATGATACAAAAGCAGTTATTATTGCGACTGGGTCAGAGCACCGTAAATTAGGCGCTCCTGGCGAAGAAGAGTTTGGCGGACGTGGGGTTTCTTATTGTGCCGTCTGTGATGGTCCATTCTTCCGTAACAAACATTTAGTTGTTGTAGGTGGAGGCGACTCTGCTGTAGAAGAAGGTAGTTACTTAACACAAGTGGCTGAGAAGGTTACAGTCATTCACCGCCGTGATAAATTAAGAGCCCAAAAGATTTTACAAGAGCGTGCGTTTAAAAATGAAAAAATGGAGTTCATTTGGAATACAACAGTGGAAGAAATTGTTGGGGATGATCGCCAAGTCACTGGCTTACGTTTGAAAAATACTGAAACAGGTGAAGTCACAGACTTCGCTGCGGATGGTGTCTTTATCTATGTTGGCTTAGATCCATTAAGCAAACCGTTTGCTAGTTTAGGTATTACAGATGAGTCTGGTTGGATTGAAACAGATGCGCACATGGCGACTAAGGTACCTGGTATCTACGCGATTGGTGATGTTCGTGCAACAGTCTTACGTCAAGTTGCCACAGCTGTTGGTGATGGTAGTATCGCTGGTCAAGAAGTCTACAAATATATTGAAGCATTAAATGACTAA
- the pssA gene encoding CDP-diacylglycerol--serine O-phosphatidyltransferase — MKQLPNLLTLSNLLCGVLAMNSSMHGYFDVAGVFILLAAAFDAVDGRAARRVGNASEFGKELDSLADIVSFGAAPMIILLGTAGNGYLKFFVAAVFLSCAAIRLARFNSTQSNLKYFVGIPVPLAALLSLLARFTVNSNFVYYIIVLSLGILMISNVRLPNFKNLESTEE; from the coding sequence ATGAAACAGTTACCCAACTTATTAACTTTAAGTAATTTATTGTGTGGTGTGCTAGCAATGAATAGTTCAATGCATGGCTATTTTGATGTTGCAGGAGTCTTTATTTTATTAGCCGCAGCTTTTGATGCTGTTGATGGCCGCGCAGCTAGAAGAGTAGGCAATGCCTCTGAATTTGGTAAAGAGTTAGATTCGCTAGCTGATATTGTGTCATTCGGGGCAGCACCAATGATTATCTTGTTAGGCACAGCAGGTAACGGTTACTTGAAATTTTTTGTTGCAGCAGTCTTTTTAAGTTGTGCAGCGATTCGTCTGGCGCGTTTTAATTCAACACAAAGTAACTTGAAATATTTTGTTGGGATTCCAGTACCGTTGGCGGCGCTGTTGTCATTATTAGCAAGATTCACAGTTAATAGTAATTTTGTTTATTACATCATAGTCTTATCATTAGGAATTTTGATGATCAGTAATGTTCGTCTACCTAATTTTAAAAATTTAGAAAGTACTGAGGAATAA